Proteins encoded in a region of the Vicia villosa cultivar HV-30 ecotype Madison, WI linkage group LG5, Vvil1.0, whole genome shotgun sequence genome:
- the LOC131605180 gene encoding uncharacterized protein LOC131605180, protein MIYSTVSAGFFVGNGYNIPFWHSFWKEEGILKLLYHVLFSVSELQDVSIAAVGGWRNGVWSWGNFGVSNEHLSVGPIATEMILLQQHISSVSPVCQGLDNVEWVQSLGGRFTVADCFRRINSFRVRSGPRDQFDAAMELVWRIEDPLKVKAFGWRCFINILSTKDHLTRKGILPSSNSSRVFCSAVGESALHSLLFCHAAVLVWRDMGERIGLTGLRGMSFKESFFVWFNFCKHNYVTKGKEGVVWLATCWTIWLVRNDIVFRKEKWNVSDMVWRAKALVWKWASIEKIVQSNCNFYEFSRNPMYYLS, encoded by the coding sequence ATGATTTATTCAACCGTCAGTGCCGGTTTTTTTGTTGGAAACGGTTATAATATTCCGTTTTGGCATTCGTTTTGGAAGGAAGAGGGAATTTTAAAGCTTTTGTATCATGTATTGTTTTCTGTTTCTGAGTTGCAGGATGTTTCTATTGCTGCGGTGGGGGGATGGCGTAATGGCGTTTGGTCGTGGGGAAATTTTGGAGTATCGAACGAACATCTGAGTGTCGGCCCCATAGCTACAGAAATGATTCTGTTGCAGCAGCATATCAGTTCGGTGTCCCCAGTATGCCAAGGCTTAGACAATGTAGAATGGGTTCAAAGTCTTGGTGGCAGATTTACGGTAGCGGACTGTTTCAGAAGGATTAATAGCTTTCGCGTGAGGAGTGGCCCAAGGGATCAATTTGACGCGGCAATGGAGTTGGTTTGGAGAATAGAAGATCCTCTTAAGGTGAAGGCGTTTGGATGGAGGTGTTTCATAAACATTTTATCGACTAAAGATCATCTCACACGCAAAGGTATTCTGCCTAGTTCAAATTCTTCCCGCGTCTTCTGCTCTGCTGTCGGTGAATCGGCATTGCACTCTTTGCTTTTCTGTCACGCTGCAGTGTTGGTTTGGAGAGACATGGGTGAACGGATTGGTCTCACTGGCCTTAGAGGGATGAGCTTCAAGGAGAGTTTTTTTGTTTGGTTCAATTTCTGTAAACATAATTATGTTACGAAAGGCAAGGAAGGTGTGGTTTGGTTGGCCACGTGTTGGACTATTTGGTTGGTTAGGAACGATATCGTTTTCAGAAAAGAAAAATGGAACGTCTCGGATATGGTTTGGAGAGCAAAAGCTTTGGTGTGGAAGTGGGCTAGCATAGAGAAAATTGTTCAATCCAATTGcaacttttatgagttttctaGAAATCCTATGTATTACTTATCTTAG